The sequence TCGTGTTCGGTCTGGGCTCGATATTCCTGACCTCGGCGGTCAAGGGTGTTTCAATGCTGGGCGCGTCGGTGGTGCTGGGCTACATCATTTACAAGCTGGAAATGGTCCGTCAGCAGGAGGAAAAACAGGCGGAGACTGCGAATGGATAGAAAATTGAAATAGGCTTTAAGGTTCTTCTCAATAGCTTTTTGGTTAGTGTAGGGGCGTCCGGCGGACGCCCTTTTCATTTATTCCTGAATTCGGGATTTTCCCGGTCAATTGACCAGCGGGCTGGATTGTTGATAATATATTCGCGTATCAGGTTGATACTATCGTTATCCCGTATTACGTGCTCGTAAAAACCTCGCTGCCATAGTGGTGCTCCCGGAGTGTGGCGCAGAAAATTTACCTGCCTGGTTACTGCAGCTTTAAATCCGTTTATTAGTGACCCCAATGATTTCGGTGCCGGACCGGTGACTGTTATGCGGGCGTCCGGCCGGACGCCCCTACAATTGGCACCTTCAACCAATTCTTCGATGATAACGATCCCATGCAAATGGTTCGGCATCACCGCAAATGTATCAATCCCGACTTCTTCTCTGATAGCTGGGGTTTTCTTCCATTCTTCAACCACGATCAGGCCGAATTCATTCAAACTCATCCGGCCATCCACGATTTCCCCGAACACACGCTTCCGGACATGAGTGCAGACAGTTACAAAATATGCGCCTGGAGATGCATAATCGTAGTCCTTCAAGCGAATTGAACGTCTGTCTCGCCTGATCTTCGCCATTCGCCCTCAATACACGGATTTTAAATTGGCGTATCCATCGTTCTTTCAACAGCATCACAATATTTTGTTTTGGAAGATTCTCAGTGAATTTAACATATTACTGTTTACATGCTGAGCTGAATATTTTAAATAAATCTCAATACTAGAATGGATTTCGAGGCGCACAAGACAAAAGCCTTCAAAGTTTGGCGGGAGAGATCTGAGCATGAATGGTAATACGATTTTGGCGAGCATGAATCACTGTTGAAATCACAGTGATGGGAATACTGTGTTTTCTTGTCCGAAGGATTAACGGTTATGTCCGATTCAACCAGTCCAGTGGACAGTGTTTAATGCAATCACAGCAAAATGATAATTCTCCACCATTATTGAATCTTCACCCTCACTCGCTCCAGCCCGGCAGACTTACGGTAGTCTGGTAATTTGAATAGTTATACAGCGGGTTGCGCACCGGTTTATAGAGCCTTCCCTGTTTCGGGTTGTCGTCCTGGGTGTAGACCCAGATCTCGTCCGGGTCCCAGACAACTATCTCGTCGCGGGCATCGCCGGTGATATCCAGCACGGCGTTGCACATGTCCGGGTGGCCGTCAGCGGGGAAACTCACCACGCGCCGGCCAAGGCCGTCATACATCCCGCCCTCGGCCACGTTGGGACTATGCACCCAGTACTCGCCCGGCTCGCCGGTCCAGTTGACCGGCAGGCACATGCTGCCGTACTGGTTGGGCTCGAAATCGTGGTAAATCTCTCCCGAGCTATCGTAAAAGTGGATGATTCCCTGGTTGCCCCAGAAATTGATCGACAGCGATTCCAGGCCCGGCAGGTCGGGGCGGAAATCTGCCACCGCCGGGTTCTGGCCGTGGCCGATCCAGTGGTGGGTCAGAATCTCCCCGTCGAGGCCGGCCCAGAACACCCCGGCGTCACTGGCGGCGCAGAAATAGCGCGGCGCCATGGGGCCGTCCCCGTCGTAATCGACAACCGCCACCCCGTCGGCGTGGTCGTCAACCAGCTCATCGAGGCTCCAGAGTTTTTTGCCGTTGTCATCGAACAGCGAATAACCGATGACTAATTCATCGCGGCCGTCGCCGTCGGTGTCGTAAGCATAGGGATAGTGGCCTGTCCTGCACTCGCCCTCCCACATCGTATTCAGCTTGTCGTCCAGCGCCCAGATATGCCAGTAGCGGTCCTTGATAATAATATCCGCATCCCGGCCCGTGCCGCGCAGGTCGCAGAAATAGAGGCAGTCGCCCAGGATTCGCGGGAAACTGTCGGCCGGGGCCTTGGCCACGGGGGTCGGGGCCTTGTACTTCACCACACCGGTGGCCCCGTCGGCCACGATCAGCTCCATGCCCATCGTGTAGACCACCTCGTTGGCCCCGTCGCCGTCGATATCGTGGATCTGGAAAGCCACGTCGTTGGTCAGGTGGTCTTTCTCCGGGTCGGGTTCGCCGATCCGCCAGAGGATTTCCCCATCGAACGTCATCGCGGTCAGGCAGCTCAACTCGCTGTAGGAGTCGCGGGGGGCGGCGTGATGGCGCACCTGGCCGATCAGCACGTCGGTGACTCCGTCGCCGTCCAGGTCCCCGAACCGGAGGTTGCGCCCGACCCCGAAACCCTTTGTCGAGATCTTTTTCCAGAGCACGGGCCTGGGATTTGATTCCTGCAGTTGGGCTTCCATGCGTGCGTGCTCGGCCTTCAGCGCATCGATCCGCTGTTTTTCGTCGGCGGAGCAGGTGACCTGTACGCGGTCGTAGCGCACCGGGATATCGCTGAGCAGGGCCACCTTGCCGTGGCCGAACGTACTGTCCGTGGCCGAAAGCTCCGGCCCGCCGGCTAATTTCGCCGTAATATTACTTCCGCGGACACTGATCGTGGCCACCTGGTATTTGCCCTGCTCGCGGGGGAAAATCTCGCTGGCCAGGATTTTCTCGTCCGGCTGGCGGAACCCGGTGGCGTGGTTGACTCTCATCAGCACCAGCTGGTTGCCCTCGAAGCCGAAGAAGTAGTAGCAGCGGTCGTTGCGGTAGCGGAACGCCACCCCGCTGCGGCCCTCGCGAGAGCTGTCGAGCGCCCAGCGGACCACCACGTCGTAGTCGGTCCAGAGCGTATCGCCGGTAACCACCAGCGGATGGGTATGGGTCATCTGCTCGCTGTCGAACGTCTGGGCCAGCACGTGATTGCCGTCGTCCTCCTGCTGAATCCACCAGGCTCTCTGGGCGGGTTGCTCCCAGGTGAAACAGCTTACGGCCCAGTTGCCGAACGGAGCCGCTTCGGGAAGGTAGTGGTACTCGGTGTGGGGGCCCACAGGGGCGGAGACCATCCGGGCTTCGAGCGCGGAGAAGTCGTCGTCGAGCAGGACGGCGTTGTCGCCCATTACGCCGCAGGAGAATGCAATAACTGCAAGACCGGCAATTACAAAGTAAGAGCTTCGGCGAGCAAGCGGATTCGACATCCGGTCCTCCTTAAAATAACTGGCAAACGACCTCAGCTCGCCTGCTGGCGGAACTTGTCGATCAGCGAGATGTCGTTCTCGTAGTCGTAATAGGTCTGGACCATCAGGGCCAGCAGCGAGCGGCGGTAGCCCAGGTAGGCGTCCAGGTGGTTCATCTCGGTCTCGCGCTGGCGGGTGATCATCTGCAGCAGATCCTGAAGGCTGATCGCGCCGTTGCTGTACTGATCCATACCGAAATCGGTGATCTCCTGGATCATCTTGACACTTTCCTGCATGTTGACCGCACGCCGCTGGTAGTCGTCCAGATTGGCCACAGCGTTGATAATGTCGCTGCGGATCCGGGTGCGGTTTTCCTCGATAGACAGCTCGGTCTTCTTGAGGGTTATCTCGTTGGCGTCAATCCTCGCCTTGCGCCGTCCCCAGTCCCAGAGCGGGACGTAGGCCTGCAGGCTGACCGAGTAGGAGTCGTCGTAGTCGTTCCAGATGTTGCCGAACTGGTCGTCGATATTCTCCAGCCCGTAGGTCATTTCCAGATTGACGTGGAACGCGTCCCAGCCCTTGGAGTTGTTGAGGTCGATCTCGTTCTTGCGCCGGTTAATCGACAAGCGGCGCAGGCTGGGCCGCAGGTTGTAGCCGTACTCGATCGCCTGGTTGACATCGACATAGATCCGCCTGATCTCGAATGTGGGAGTAATGAACACCGAGTCCTCGTACTCCAGTTGAAGGCGCTGCTTGATCCGCGCGCTCTCCTGGCGGATAGCGCTGAGCGTCCTGCTGAACTGCTCGCCGACGTTGGTCAGTTCCACCCTGGCCTGGGCCGGTTCGATTGCACGGCTGCTGTCGGCGGCCGAGAGTTCGATTGCAATCTGCTCGGCGAGTTTAAGGTTGGCGATCTGGTTTTCGTAAATCGTCCGGCGGGAAACCACCTCGAACAGGTCGTAGTAGTCGTCGGCGATATCATCCACCAGCCTCACCCGGTCGGTGATATAATCCAGCTCGTTGCGCTCCAGGTCCAGCTCCGCGTCCTCGATATTGTTCTTGAGGTTGTTGGGCAGGAGAAACGGCTGCTGAAACTTGATGAAGAAGCGGTTGTAGTAATCAATTTCATCAGTCTCTTCATGCTGAAGGTACCGGTATACTTTATTGTTGAGCGACAGGTAGCCGTTGGTCGGATAGCCGAACAGGATCAAAGGCTGGCTAACCGAGAGGTCCATCTGCCAGCGACGGGTGTCGGAGCGGACAAGCTCGTCGCGCTGCAGCGTGGAGTTCCACTTGGTTTCACTGGTCGAGTTGATCTCCGGGGCGCGAAGCCGCATCTCGATTTTCGATTTCAGCGAGGCCCTCCGGCTTTTGAGCCAGTAGCGCGTCCGCTCGATCCCCATCTCGAGCTGCTTGACCCGGTAACTGGAACCCATCGCGATTTCCACGGAATTCTCCAGGTCCAGCTCCAGGATCCGCTGCCCGCGCAGCGACCCGATAAGCTGCGGTTCAACCAGCATACAAAACACCAGAGCGGCTGCCAGGCTGACAGACATAACATCCCGTCCATGTGCCGATATAGTCATTTTTCCTGTTTCCTCCTGATTCCCTGTTGCGTTGCGTAATCCGTCCGGTAACACCGGCCAGCTATTCAACTGCCTTAAAACAGATAATTTATTACAATCCGGTAATTATCTCAAGCAGGCGGTTCCTGATCCTGTCGTAATCGTCGCCGTGCTGGCTCCACGGCACCCGCTCGTTCATGTCAACTTCGTTGAGCGAGCGGGGCACCACTTCCCGAACCATCTCCAGCACTGCATCCCGGCCCACCTTCTGCTCGGCCAGCCACATCAGCTCGTAATCCTGCTGGCCGCGGCGGATGTTCTTCAGCCGGATCGAGCCGAACACCCTGTCCACTCCCCGGTCCTGGTCGGGATAAAACGGCTCGCGACCCGGATAGAAAACTACCCCGTCCCCGTTGCCGAAAGCACCTGAATTACCGAAAAAGGTGATCGGATCGACAAACACGTTCTGGTGGGTATGTGCGCGCGGCCCCTGATGGTTATGAAACCAGTGCGAGCCGTGCCACTGGAACCAGACGTTGACCTGATGGATATACTTGACCCAGGCGTTCAACCGCATGTCCACCGCCTCGCCCTCCAGAATCGCCGCGCCGTAGCGGGGGCGGTAGCCGTTGTAGAACCAGTGTTCCTTACCCTGCCCCTTTAGCTGGGCGAGCCAATACAGGTTGATCCCCTTGCCGCTGGCCCAGATATCGATCTGCTTGTCGAGGGCCATGGTGTATTCGCGTGAAATAAATACCGGCAGGCGGTTGCCCGCGCCGGGATTGTTCTTGATCCAGCCGGAGCGCTCGCGGATCCAGTCGAACTTATCGGTTCCCGGTTCGTCGATCAGGTAGTTGAAATAGCGCACGCCGGGGGCGTTCTCCTCGAACCACTCCACCCACTCGTCGCTTTCTGCGCGGACCGTGTCCTGGACCATGCCGAGCACGCTTCCGCCATACATTCCTACCGGGAACACCCACTCGCCCCGGTGCTGGCCCGGTCCCTGGTAACCGGCGGCCTCGGTGTAGCCGGAGCCGTCGAGCCAGGGAAGGTACTCGTCGAGCATCTGCCGGTCGAACCGGCTGTGGTGCGGCCTGAATCCGCCCACCAGGTCTATGCGGTGGCGATGGGCCAGGTAGTGCAGCATCCTGTCCAGCTCTGCCTGACTCATCCCGGGGAAATACATCTCGATACTGCCGTGGTAGAGCCAGGTCCAGGTGTGGTTCTCATCGGGAAGGTATGCAGGCAACAGCTCCAGCCTGACCGGGATCGAGTCCACTTTCCAGCCCTGCTGGTAAATCCCGACCGTCCCCCGGTACTCCCCGGAGGGCAGGGCAAGCGTGTCCCGCGGGCAATAGAGATCGATCCAGAACCCCTGGAGAGAGTCCGGCGGGATATCGAGCGGAAACCCGCCACGTCCGGCTGCGGCGTCGGGACTGATCAGCGCGTCGGGGATCCAGCCGGTCATCCGCTCAGGGGCCGAATTGCCGGAGCCGTAGAACCAGTTGGGCTGGGTGGGGTTGGTCACCAGCAGGTAGTGCTCGCTGAACGCTTCCAGATAACCGGCCGGCCCATAAGGTATCGCGAATAAGCCGCCGAGCACCGCGCCCGTGGCCGCGTGGACCAGCGAGTCGAGCCTGATTTCCATCCCGTCCGCGCCGGCGCTGTCGGCCACGAGAATGACCTGGAAGCCCAGGATCTCGTTGTAGAGCCCGCGCAGGGCGATCTCGCTACCGTTCCAGACCGAGTTGGAGTCGCGCGAGAAATGGAAAATCTCGTCGCGGAAAATTTTCTCCCCGTCGCCGACCGCCCACTTCCCGACCAGAGAAGTGTAAAACACAACGTGCTCCGGCTCTCTTCGCCCGGAGATCGTTTTCAGCAACTCCAGCAGGTCGAATATATCCACCATGCCGGAGCCGGGCTGATGCATGTCCGCGATTTGCAGTAAACGGGGGTCCAGAGTGTCGCCGCCTGCGCGGAGTATTTTCAGCATTTCCAGCAGGTCGAAAATATTGATTGAACCGTCTGAGTTCAGGTCACCCGCCAAGGCAGCGTCGACATCGGCCGATGCGGCCCGGGCCGGGGAAATTTCAATGCTGGAAGAAACCACAAAGGCGAGCAAGCAGAAAAAAACCAGGACACGCATAAACGTACCGTATAAGCCGGATTGGATTACTTAGTGATGCCGCGGATGTGCCGGACTACTGACAGCGCTCAAACAGCTGCCGGCTGCTCAGAGTTCGCCCATAACCATGCTCATCAGACTGGTCAGCCGGGGTTCCGCGTCCGCCGCAACCGCGATAATCTCGGAGATATCGGCCGGCTCCAGGGCGTCGGGAAAACAGAGGTCTGTGACAATCGACAGGCCCAGGACCTCCATGCCGGCATGGATCGCCACAATCACCTCTGGTACGGTGCTCATGCCCACCACGTCCGCGCCGATCCACCTGAGGAACCTGTATTCCGCCCTGGTTTCCAGGTTCGGTCCCGGCACGGCCACGTAGATCCCCTTGCGGGCGGTGATCTCGTTTTCCAGCGCCAGCCGTTCGGCCAAGCCGATCAGGCGGCGGGAATAGGGCTTGCTCATATCGGGGAAACGCGGCCCTAGGCGCTCATCGTTCGCGCCGATCAGCGGGTTGGCACCCAGCAGGTTGATATGGTCCTCGATAATCATCAGGTCCCCTTTGCCGTAGAGCGGGTTCATCCCGCCGCAGGCGTTCGAGACCACCAGCACCCCGGCTCCCAGCGCTTTCATTACCCGCACAGGGAACGTGATCTGTTCCATCGAGTAGCCCTCGTAGAAATGGAAACGGCCCTGCATGGCCACCACGCTCTTGCCGTTCAGGCTGCCCAGCAGAAGTTTTCCGGCGTGCGTTTCCACCGTGGAACTGACGAAATGCGGAATTTCCGGATACGGGATCTCGCACTCGACCTCGAGGCGTTCCACCAATTTACCAAGCCCGGTACCGAGCACGATCCCCACATCCGGTTTAACACTGCTGCGCCCGGTTATTTCTTCAGCCGCCTCGCCGATTTTCCCGTAAAGGTCCTTGGCGCTCACTTTCCCCCGCCTGCAAAGTTCCTGTCCCGACTAAGAATGATAGCTCCACCGGCCGGACCGGCTCATCATCGAATTCGATCACTCCTTGTCTTCGGAGTCGGTTTCCTCCGGCTCGTCGTCACCCCAGAAAACTTCCGGTTTATCTTTCTTGCCGGCCTCCTGGGTAAGGTCGTCGCCGCCACTCTCCGCATCCGGTTCAAGTTCCCCGCCATCGGCGCCCAGGTTAAACCGGTCGGCCTCGTCTTCTTTTTCGCCCTCAACGCCGTCTTCGCTTTCTCCGCCGCCGGACGATCCCAGAATCGCGCTCAGTTTGCCGGACAGGTCGCCCACGTCTTTTTCCGGCTCCTCAGGCCCGGCGGTTTCCTCTCCTTCCGCCTCCGCATCATCCAGCACCGCCTCTGAATCCGCAGCGGACAGCTGCTCTCCGGGTGTATCTTCCAGCGGTTGGGATGCCTGTTCGGCGGCTGATTCGATAACGCCGGCGCTGTCTTTGTCCTCCACCTTGCGCGGCCCGAAATCCTCCTGCAGCAATTTCCACTGGCTGGCCACCAGCGAGCGCATTTTGACCATGAACGCTTTTTTCTCGTGTTCCTGCATCTCGATCTGATACTTGATCCTTTTCAGTTCGGACTTGGCTTCCTCGACCAGCTTTTCGGCCTGGACCTCGGCCTTGGCCACAATCAGCTCCGACTCGCGTTCGGCGGCCCGACGGGTGGAGTCGCCGGCTTTCTGGGCGGTGATCAGTGTCTCGTTCAGCGTTTTTTCCATCGATTCATAGGTTTTAAGCCGCTCGCCGAGGTGGACCAGCTTGTCCTTGAGGCTCCTGTTCTCGCGCACCATCTCTTCCAGCGTCTCC is a genomic window of Candidatus Glassbacteria bacterium containing:
- a CDS encoding purine-nucleoside phosphorylase; the protein is MSAKDLYGKIGEAAEEITGRSSVKPDVGIVLGTGLGKLVERLEVECEIPYPEIPHFVSSTVETHAGKLLLGSLNGKSVVAMQGRFHFYEGYSMEQITFPVRVMKALGAGVLVVSNACGGMNPLYGKGDLMIIEDHINLLGANPLIGANDERLGPRFPDMSKPYSRRLIGLAERLALENEITARKGIYVAVPGPNLETRAEYRFLRWIGADVVGMSTVPEVIVAIHAGMEVLGLSIVTDLCFPDALEPADISEIIAVAADAEPRLTSLMSMVMGEL
- a CDS encoding DivIVA domain-containing protein; the protein is MKVTPLELKKAEFKRVLRGFNPDEVSDLLAAAAETLEEMVRENRSLKDKLVHLGERLKTYESMEKTLNETLITAQKAGDSTRRAAERESELIVAKAEVQAEKLVEEAKSELKRIKYQIEMQEHEKKAFMVKMRSLVASQWKLLQEDFGPRKVEDKDSAGVIESAAEQASQPLEDTPGEQLSAADSEAVLDDAEAEGEETAGPEEPEKDVGDLSGKLSAILGSSGGGESEDGVEGEKEDEADRFNLGADGGELEPDAESGGDDLTQEAGKKDKPEVFWGDDEPEETDSEDKE
- a CDS encoding transposase, translated to MAKIRRDRRSIRLKDYDYASPGAYFVTVCTHVRKRVFGEIVDGRMSLNEFGLIVVEEWKKTPAIREEVGIDTFAVMPNHLHGIVIIEELVEGANCRGVRPDARITVTGPAPKSLGSLINGFKAAVTRQVNFLRHTPGAPLWQRGFYEHVIRDNDSINLIREYIINNPARWSIDRENPEFRNK
- a CDS encoding DUF4091 domain-containing protein, with product MRVLVFFCLLAFVVSSSIEISPARAASADVDAALAGDLNSDGSINIFDLLEMLKILRAGGDTLDPRLLQIADMHQPGSGMVDIFDLLELLKTISGRREPEHVVFYTSLVGKWAVGDGEKIFRDEIFHFSRDSNSVWNGSEIALRGLYNEILGFQVILVADSAGADGMEIRLDSLVHAATGAVLGGLFAIPYGPAGYLEAFSEHYLLVTNPTQPNWFYGSGNSAPERMTGWIPDALISPDAAAGRGGFPLDIPPDSLQGFWIDLYCPRDTLALPSGEYRGTVGIYQQGWKVDSIPVRLELLPAYLPDENHTWTWLYHGSIEMYFPGMSQAELDRMLHYLAHRHRIDLVGGFRPHHSRFDRQMLDEYLPWLDGSGYTEAAGYQGPGQHRGEWVFPVGMYGGSVLGMVQDTVRAESDEWVEWFEENAPGVRYFNYLIDEPGTDKFDWIRERSGWIKNNPGAGNRLPVFISREYTMALDKQIDIWASGKGINLYWLAQLKGQGKEHWFYNGYRPRYGAAILEGEAVDMRLNAWVKYIHQVNVWFQWHGSHWFHNHQGPRAHTHQNVFVDPITFFGNSGAFGNGDGVVFYPGREPFYPDQDRGVDRVFGSIRLKNIRRGQQDYELMWLAEQKVGRDAVLEMVREVVPRSLNEVDMNERVPWSQHGDDYDRIRNRLLEIITGL
- a CDS encoding TolC family protein — translated: MTISAHGRDVMSVSLAAALVFCMLVEPQLIGSLRGQRILELDLENSVEIAMGSSYRVKQLEMGIERTRYWLKSRRASLKSKIEMRLRAPEINSTSETKWNSTLQRDELVRSDTRRWQMDLSVSQPLILFGYPTNGYLSLNNKVYRYLQHEETDEIDYYNRFFIKFQQPFLLPNNLKNNIEDAELDLERNELDYITDRVRLVDDIADDYYDLFEVVSRRTIYENQIANLKLAEQIAIELSAADSSRAIEPAQARVELTNVGEQFSRTLSAIRQESARIKQRLQLEYEDSVFITPTFEIRRIYVDVNQAIEYGYNLRPSLRRLSINRRKNEIDLNNSKGWDAFHVNLEMTYGLENIDDQFGNIWNDYDDSYSVSLQAYVPLWDWGRRKARIDANEITLKKTELSIEENRTRIRSDIINAVANLDDYQRRAVNMQESVKMIQEITDFGMDQYSNGAISLQDLLQMITRQRETEMNHLDAYLGYRRSLLALMVQTYYDYENDISLIDKFRQQAS